A DNA window from Deltaproteobacteria bacterium contains the following coding sequences:
- a CDS encoding glycosyltransferase encodes MKTTALVPVFNEEKTIKNVLSTLNNSELIEEIVVVDDGSTDNSLEKVRIFKRETSKKLKVISLKENVGKGGAVKIATKDLKTEIIFFCDGDLNNFKEEHIRQILEPFNYDKNIMSIGITQLYGKVGTSLYRNLSLSGERALPYSHFMKIKENPLIEKWGLELVMNDYCKRNNIPIHRCILEDVEGTLKPKKWKRGNYYLIKEIFEITVIMIKLKMSFF; translated from the coding sequence AGAATGTTTTGTCTACTTTGAATAATTCAGAGTTGATAGAGGAGATTGTGGTTGTTGATGATGGCTCTACCGATAATAGTCTAGAAAAAGTCAGAATTTTTAAACGAGAAACATCAAAAAAACTGAAAGTTATTTCTCTAAAAGAGAATGTAGGAAAAGGAGGCGCTGTTAAAATAGCAACAAAAGATCTAAAAACAGAGATCATTTTTTTTTGTGATGGAGATTTGAATAATTTCAAAGAAGAACACATAAGACAAATATTAGAGCCATTTAATTATGATAAAAACATAATGTCCATTGGTATAACTCAACTTTATGGTAAGGTTGGTACTTCTTTATATAGAAATTTGTCTCTATCTGGAGAGCGGGCTTTACCCTACTCACATTTTATGAAAATCAAAGAAAATCCATTGATAGAGAAATGGGGGTTAGAACTAGTAATGAACGACTATTGCAAGAGAAATAATATTCCCATCCATAGATGTATATTAGAAGATGTAGAGGGTACGCTCAAGCCAAAAAAGTGGAAAAGAGGCAATTATTATCTAATAAAAGAAATATTTGAGATCACCGTAATAATGATAAAGCTAAAGATGAGTTTTTTTTAG